The genomic region GGAAATGAGAATGGTGAGCAAAATCTGGTCATATGCGAACTTCTAGAAAGCAAAGGCATTTCTCAAGGAGCCTCCACCTGTCATCTgatgcacagcagagcagatgtcATGCCCTTGGGTGAGGCAGTGTCACTTTGACAAGAGCAAGACAATGTCTGTGCTGAGTGCCTTTATCACTTGAACTTTTCCTCAAATGCTACAAATGTTTCTGGGAAGTCGCTAATGTTCGTGTTGGAGGGCACCACGATAACTTTGAAGACATGAAGTGGCTTTCAAAACACTGCCTGGGTCTACTGTGGGGACTGCCTTTGCCTTGGTGCCTCCACTGAGTGGCTGATTCTCAGAAAGAACATGattattaattttattgcaAGTGTAGTCCTTTATTAATCCACACACAAAGGTTATTCTTTCCCAAATTCTCTGATCTCACACTATGTTCCAAGCAGACATTAATTTAGCTAACAGAGGTACAAAATGCGGCAACAAAAGGTCATCGTGACTTTTTTTGATAAGCTGGAATAATGATTAAACTACAATGCAGAGCATCCCTAAGAAATAGTTATCTGCAGCTTAAAAGTTCCATTAAGTAGAAATAAttcaagtagaaaaaaaatacatccatATCTGTATCTGCAGACACAAGGTACTTTGCAAAGTTATTTGTCTACATATGGATTACTGAGGAAAAATATGCCTAAACTAAATCATTACTATATTCTTACCTATGCTCTTATGTTGTTATGATTAGTAGGTTATCTGAAAAGATTTGTCTAAAAGACAAGGCTTTGCTGTGGATGTACATTCATTATTGATAATGTCAAATGTATTTGGTTTTCCACACCTGTAGCCTACAGTGCGTTAAGGGGAGGGACCCTTGCCTTCAGAAGGTGCCACGGTTgtttagaaatgaaaaacaaatacaacaACCTGCTGACACATTCCCCACAGTGGTCCTCTGACAGGACACAGAGTgtcaaagcagaaagaagtgtCTAGAGGGATATGCTCATGCAGTGCAAACCAGCCTTTTGCTGCTGGGGTGCCATGCACAGCACACCCTGCCATCAGAGAGGAAACTTTCAGGCCTTCTATTCCACAGCACCACCACAGATAACTGTGACATTATCTTTGTTCTCCAGGCTTGATACTCTGCCCAGCTTCTCCATCCAAACCCTATTTTATGGCACTCAGGTCTCAGCACTCACCGTTCTCCGTCCTGCTGCAATACTGGTTCCCAGGTGTGCTCTCTGTTGTTCTCCTCCCAGAGGAAAGCCCTCCATACATTTCATAGCATCACTGCTGCATGGCACAACCACTCACCTTGTGGGGAAAAGGCTCATAAACATCCTATACCAAACTGATAGCTAGTGATAGTAGAGAGCTCTGTATTACCAGATTTGACCAGAAATCTATAGGCCCCTTTAAGTGGTGCCTTTTCCTCAATCTTCTGTTTGCTCAgccttttgtttttcaagagCATATGCCTCTCAGCAGTCATGGATTTTGGTAGTATATAACCTAATACGCCTAAACCAATTGCTGATTGTTCGAAGAAAATATTCTCCCTAAATTATGGTAGAGTGTGGAAAATGACAGCAATGAGCTGTAGATATCAAAGCAAAGAGCCAGGTGATGAAAAGGTTCTTTTACCTTAAAACACTCTGCCAGCTTTAACGTCCAAAGTTCATGGTAGAGCCATGGCCAACACACAGGCAGGACAATCAGAGAATGGGatgggttggaaggaatcctAAAGATCATgtaattccaacccccctgccatgggcagggatacatATGAGTCCCCAGGAAAGCTTGAAATAGCAGCAGCTCAACAAGTCAAACTATGCAGAGGTTCCTATACATGGGAATGCTCCTGGAAATTAGAACTGAATAGCAAAATGGGTCTTGATGAGAGGAGAACAGTTTATACTGTCACATCTAAATAGCCGTAACTTTGCAACATTGGATTTATGTCACTCATAACAAGTGAGAATCTTGATGGAATTAAATCCATGGGAGTTTCTTGAGAGGTTTTGGTACAGACACGGGAACTGCAGTAGCACAGTTGGAAGGTGAATGGAGAACAGCCTTGGCAGTTTGTGATAGCACATTACATTGGGATTCAGACAAGGAGTAAAACATAATGTAATGAAAAAGGCCCTACACAGCCAAGAGTGCCAGAGGCTATAATAAATACCATTAAACTAGGAATATAAATAGTAGAATGGCTCAAGATAGCAATTTGCCAAGTATTTGTGTTAAAGCTTTAAAATAGGTATTGGGTGGCAAGTTACACTCTGAAATCCAAGTATTTGGCACCTTTCAAAATACATCCTGAAAGTGCCACTCATCTTGAAAGTCAGTCAAGTCTTGACAGTTATTTTAAATCACTATTTGATTATATCTGACATTTCTGCTGAAAGTTTCATGAAAGTTAAACATCTGAGCTTAAAAATTTGGTCTGCTGTAGTGTTTAGTTTCCCaagcccatccctgctgcctgcatTGGCTACACAGACAGTGCGGCTGCAAGCAAgaggtgaggggctggggcacTGGCGTGACCCTGATTTTGTTTGGGGCAAAATCAGAGAACATTTACAGTGTGCAAGAAGAGGCAAGAAGGAATGTTttggggaggggtgagcaagtgGGAGTGTGAGTGAGAGAGGGAGACCTGGGCCCTGAGTCGCCCTGTCTATAATCCCCGTCACCAAACACTCAGTTATCAGAAACATTTCAGAGCCCTTGAGATTAAAGGCTGCTGCCATGTAAACAGAGCCTTATATTGGGAAGAATGAGTTACCAACAGGCCAGTGCGCAGCAGGAGAAGAACAAGGCGGGCCTCTCCGTCCCTCGAAGTCCCGGCCATCCCAAAACAAAATCCCAGGATGGGCAACAGTCTGAAAGCCATAGCTGCTTTTGTGCCCTCTAACAAGTGCCAGAAGTACCTCCTAGAAGACCTAGAAGAGATGCCAGTGGATAAAATGGTGGATCTGAGTGGCAGGCAGATgaggcagctgcctgtgcaTATTTGCTCTTTTAGGGAACTGGTTAAGCTGTACCTGAGTGACAACAACCTTAACCATCTGCCCccggagctggagcagctgcaaaaCCTGCAGATCTTGGCACTGGACTTCAACAACTTCAAAGCACTGCCCCTAGTTGTGTGCACgctgaagcagctgtgcatCCTCTACCTGGGCAACAACAAGCTCTGCAGCCTGCCCCTCGAGCTCCGACTCCTGCAGAACCTCAAGACCCTCTGGATCGAGTCCAACTGCCTGCAGTACCTGCCCGAAGTGGTGTGTGAGCTCAGACTGCTCAAGACCCTGCATGCCGGCTCCAACGCCCTGCGCAcgctccctccccagctgcagtgcCTGCAGGAGCTGCGCACCATCTGGCTGTCAGGAAACCTGCTGTCCGAGTTCCCTCCCGTGCTCCTGGACATGCCCTTCCTGGAGGTGATCGACGTGGATCGCAATTCCATCCGGTTCTTCCCCAGCCTAGCTCACCTCCCTGGCCTGAAGCTGGTGATCTACGACCACAACCCCTGCAGGAACGCACCCAAAGTGGCCAAAGGGGTGCGCAGGGTGGGGAGATGGTCAGAGGAGACCCCTGAGCCCCGCAAGCGATCCGGGGCGGTGATAGAAATCACGCTCGACGAGAAACCATTGCTACCTCCTGCCGCCAAGACCGAGCCAGAAGCTGAGCCCTGCTGATGCTCAATTGCTCCTTTTGCCCAAGGTGGCAGTGCACTCACGCCACTGCCCAACCTCTACCTCGCCCTTGCTTGCTGGTGTCCAGGGATCACCACACCACCTGGCAGTCATCAGGAGTATGTGCACCAGCTTGGAGATAATGTGACAGCAAAACTCTTGTACAGACCCATCTTGTACCTGTCTTTGTGCACCACCCAGCACTCTTCCTAGAACAGACTTCTTCTCTTTCCCGCTCCCCCCATGCTGGGACCACTCAGAGTTCACAGCAGAGATGAAGACTCAGTCTAGCTGTTTTCTATGGGTAGATTGCATGGAGCACATATGGACTTGCTGCTCTTCACCTGTGGGCTCACTCTTCTCCCTTCCACCTTGCTGAGGTGTCCCAGCTCAGCTGGAAGCTACTGTTCAAGATGGTCACTGCTGAGACCCACAGCTCTAAAGCAACCCACAGCATTTGTCCCAAATTACTTATCTGAAATGCAGCAACACCTTGAAGGTTCCCCTGTCTGACGCGTGCAAAGTGGTAGCAGAGTCCTGGCTGCACTTTCAAGGAAACAGCATGTATGAAAAGGGGGCTCTcctcctttgctgctgccttcttCCTGCAATAGTTCTTGGTACTGTTTGAGTACTGCCAAACAGCATTTCAAACGATGGTGAGGAGAGCTGTAGGCTTTACTGCTGGGTTTTGTTACTGACAACACTGCCTCTAAGGGCAGCTGTACAGGACAAGTTTTCATGCAggagcaaagaagaaaatcaaagcctaactgaaaaggaaaagctacAAGAATTGCAAAGGTAAACTTGCATGAATAAAATCCAGGGCTGTAAGCCTGTCACTACAGGCTTGCACATAATCTGAAGGTGAGGCAAACTTTACTCAACTGATTTCAGCTGTGTATTTCTCAAGCTTGCAGCTTGGACCAGCCCAGATCCCCCtaaaaatgcccttttttttaagctttgctTTAATTGAGTAACAGAAATCTGTCTCAAAGTGACATTTTAAACTTTAGACTCCATAGCATGGTTGAATTAGATGAAAGACAGCTGTTTTAAAAGGGTGGAGAGCCGTGGCAGCACGCTCTTCTAGTAGAACTGTCTCAGCAGTGCagcctgcagaagcagcagttgACTTCCCAGAAAAGATTTGATTCCATGCCAGTTCATGACTGCTTAAAGTCATCTACATGCTTGAAAAATTATCTGGGAATATATAGACTCTGCTAGCACGTGTTGTCTTGTTAAATGAAGTCCAAATTTGGATCTGGCTGGCACCCATGTAGTGTGCTACTAGTCAAATTAAAGTATACTAGCATCTTGCCAAGTTAAACCATCCTTCTTTGGAATTAACAGCAAATTCTTTATCTAGTCTTGTTCAAACAATTTCTTCctacaaaaagaaaagtagaacAAAGCTTTTTTAATATCCAAGGTCAATGTTTTATATCCCATAAAACTGAGCTGGTACTGTCTTCAGCtgaggggatggggaagagTGTACTTCCACTTGCTTAGCAGTGGTTTGTGTTGCACTCAGCTCTCTCCAGTCTTGTCACTTCTGGAGAGCTGAAGAGTCTCTGTCAAGAGTTAAGGGGAGGATTCTCTAAGCAGATTCCCTTCATTTTATGAAATCTAAGGGAGAAAAATGTTTGCACATATACTTGGTTATTTCAATTTAATCTTTCTGCTTTGGCAGACTTGCCCTGGTGTTTGCCAGGTGCTTTACTATACTTGCAAGGGCCAGAAAAGTCACAAGGCCTTGCAGGCATCATTCTGGGCCCCCACACAGACAGGGCCCCTGCTTGTCTGTGCTTACAGTCATCATAAATCTGCATGCAGACTTCTGCAGGCATCAGAGGCTTCCTTACAACCTAAGCACAAAGAAACCAGTCCAGTTAAGAAACATGTTGCCTTTGCAGTAACTACTAGAATGGGAAAGTGAATATAAAGACAGGCTACAACCGACATGAAAAGGGCAGGGCAGAAAGGGCAGGAAGTCAATGTTATGGAGCCTGGCACGTTTTCTGCTAAGTGCCCTCTACTGCTAAGTGCCCTCTACTGTAAGTGTTCGTAAAGTCAGCGCAGTACTTTAGAGATCAACACTCAGACTGTTTGGTCCACAATGTTGCTATCTCTCCCAAACTCCATGTTCCTCTCAACTCCCCTCAGCAGAATGTAGAACCTGTGGtgtaaaaagctgtaaaatcACTTAGTTGTAGTTCTGGGCATTGACTGAGGTTCCTCTTCCACTCTCTCTCTtccatcataaaaaaaaaaaaaaaaaaaagagtaatattCCAGTATCCCTAGAAAAAGATATCATCTAACTTCAGAGCCTATTTCTAAAACCCCAACTCAAAACCTATGCAGCCAGGACTGGAATACACCACTTACACTAACACAGCAGGCCAACATGAACCAGTGAGCAACGAGGGCTTAGTCACTCCCTGAAGCATCCAAGGCCTGAGGATGTGCACCGCAGCAGTCCTAATGGATCTGCCCTTCCTGGTTGTACAGAAACGAAATACAACTTTGGGGaatctgaattatttatttctagctttttatttctgtgtattttaagtGGAACCTGGAAGGAACAGAATGAATAGGGTTGTATAAAACCCCTGGTTTATACACCCCTGAAAGTGAATTCCTCCCCACAACACATAAAAGCTCCAGTAAGTAAAAACCAACTGAAGACAGTGCCATTGATGGAGACATTTATCTCAAGCTTCTGTTCCATAACCTCACAAAAACTagaccattaaaaaaatttactaGGTGAGATCTGGTCCACACATCCTCAGGAACTGAAGAAAATTTAACAGGGGCGATGGTCTGGTACACGttttctggggagaaaaagaaaaatcagaaaattccCACCACGCTGATGTCcaccagcccctccccacccacccttatttttaatctttagtTGGTATTTTGCATTCAGTGACATCTTTATCTCACAGCACAAAAAGCAGTATCACCTCAAAGCTAACACACCACCTATGACCATggtaaaaaaaatcctgtgattcaaaaagcactgaaaactaCCTGGTAGCAGGCACCCATGGGATAACCTGCCTAACAGCAGCAATTCTTCCCAAACCTTTTAACAAACGTGTTCCTGTTTCAGCTGCAGACTCTATCTCAGAAGCAGCTGGACATTTCACTACAACTcttgccaaaagaaaaaagaaagcatgatCCCTTACATTTTGGTCAGCCACTTGTGCAGATGCTTGAGTGCTATACACAACACAAGCAGCTGGTGACCTAAGATTAACTAGGCATTACTCAGGCACAGCAATTTAAGTTTGCTCATGGCTCTAAAGGCCTGACAATACTGCTAGCTAATGCAGTAAAATTATCTAATATGAAAATCAGCATGTCAGGTGTCAGGCTCCATTTCAAGTGAAGTATTTTTAGAACAAGACTTTTCTGCACCACTACTCTTCCACAGAAGGAGGTTTACTCTACACCACTGTGAGCGACCATGCAGATACTCTGGTCATACCTTGGTGCTGCTTTAATGATGTCATCTACACGAAGAatcatttctgctgcttcagctgcaCTCAGCAAAACTTGTCTCTTGACCTGGAAACTTTCTGTTACTCCCAAAACTGACATGTCTCCAATGACACCCTCTTTCATATCTGGAAGAAGAAATACATTaagaggtggtttttttggttttgttttttaacttggctttttttttaaggaaattacAAGAAGCTGAGAGCATAGTAACTTACATGCTCAGATGAACTACACTGATAGTAAGGGAAGTATTAAATAAAGTCTTTTACCTCAAGACTCCTGATTTAAGCCTAATGTTGCAATTACATACAAACAATTAATGATAAAAATTTTATACACTGTGATAAGGAGACAAGATCCCAACAGGACTCTCCACACTATTCCCTTAGATATATTAACTTCAAGGTTCTTCTCCACAACTctggttgttgttttgttgttttttgggggcggggggcggagggggaagaaaggagcAAGGGGAAGGATGTGTTCGGTTCTGCTGGGTTTTTAGCAGGTTGCTGgttttaaaacaatgttttctttttaagcttCCTATAACTAGACTCAGTGTAAGGAAAGTGGTTTTTAGAGGTGTAAACCATCCACTTCAAAAATAAAGGTTTTCACTCCACTGTCAAAAGCCTGGTTGAACAGAAAAGGAACATAGTGCTGTACACCCAAGTTCTatgcaaagcaaacaaatcaaCATACTCAGTTCTCCCAGCTGATAATATGTGACAGACATATGTGAACAACTTTAATGAGCCTAATGGACCTGCCAAACAGAAATTCAAACACAGAAGTAAAACTGAACCCCTTACCCAGTCCATAAGTAGTCTTCCCTTCACTatgagcagctctgagctgagcAACCAAATCAGCACTGTCATAGCCAGCATTATCAGCTATTATTGTTGGGATCTAAGGGGATAAACACAGGTTGTTTTTACTTAACACAGGGACTGATCCCTAGTAAACATGAAACATACTTCGATGTTTTAAGTTTACAACTGAATTTCAAAAAGATGCTTCAGAAACATGGCAGATGATCTGTTACTGTGTTCAGAAGAtatagaaaaagtaaaaaatccaaactaCTTTTCCAAGAATTTCAAGATCCTGGTGTAAGAAAGTATCTAAGAGGACAGAAGTATGTTAGCAGATTTATCAGTTCATTTTACatggacagaagaaaaaaaagaatcttgTAGTTTATCATTTCAGACTACAACtaaagaaatgtttccatttaaaCAGCACAAGCCTGCTGGTAAGCACATTAACCACCTGATCACTGTTTCCATGACAGCAGTGCAAACTTGCATGTGCTGACTGAAGAGGTCACGTGTTACTATGctcttgaaattaattttcttaggAGAAAGGTTTTGCCTAATTTAAATTGCAGAAAGTAAATTTCTTCTCAAATTGACAGCCTGTTAGCACAATTCTATTAATGCTTCTTGTGACACTCTTACTTCCTACTAAGATGCAATCTACAACCCAAGACTAGAAACTTGTAGATAGTACTGGAGTATGAATACACCCAAAGAGCACTAGAGCATCAATGGAACAGAAGGGTCGCTCTTTTCTAAATCAGTCAT from Corvus hawaiiensis isolate bCorHaw1 chromosome 4, bCorHaw1.pri.cur, whole genome shotgun sequence harbors:
- the LRRC10 gene encoding leucine-rich repeat-containing protein 10 — translated: MGNSLKAIAAFVPSNKCQKYLLEDLEEMPVDKMVDLSGRQMRQLPVHICSFRELVKLYLSDNNLNHLPPELEQLQNLQILALDFNNFKALPLVVCTLKQLCILYLGNNKLCSLPLELRLLQNLKTLWIESNCLQYLPEVVCELRLLKTLHAGSNALRTLPPQLQCLQELRTIWLSGNLLSEFPPVLLDMPFLEVIDVDRNSIRFFPSLAHLPGLKLVIYDHNPCRNAPKVAKGVRRVGRWSEETPEPRKRSGAVIEITLDEKPLLPPAAKTEPEAEPC